The Gammaproteobacteria bacterium genome window below encodes:
- the pip gene encoding prolyl aminopeptidase — translation MELLTLYPEIEPYHEFQLKVSPIHTIWIEECGNPHGIPVVFLHGGPGAACEPFQRRFFDPEQYRIILFDQRGCGRSTPHAELAENTTQHLVADIETIRNYLKIEKWLVFGGSWGSTLALVYAETHTECVTGLILRGVFLCRPRDIQWFYQDGASYIYPDLWQDYIKVIAKNERDDLVSAFYKRLTSEEESIQLEAARAWSIWEGSTSNLIAKPSVLNHFADDHTALSLARVECHFFVNNSFLNDNQVLVEAHKLRDIPGVIVHGRYDVVCPVEQAYALHQSWSTAELIITPKSGHSATEDENVDALVRTTQNFVKLLS, via the coding sequence GTGGAATTACTAACTTTATATCCGGAAATTGAGCCTTATCATGAATTTCAACTTAAGGTTTCACCTATACATACAATATGGATTGAGGAGTGCGGTAATCCCCATGGCATCCCAGTAGTGTTTCTACATGGCGGGCCTGGCGCAGCATGCGAACCGTTTCAACGTAGATTTTTTGACCCCGAACAATATCGCATTATTTTATTTGATCAACGTGGTTGTGGTCGTTCTACACCACATGCGGAGCTAGCTGAAAACACAACACAGCATTTAGTTGCTGATATAGAAACCATTCGTAACTACTTAAAAATTGAAAAGTGGTTAGTGTTTGGTGGGTCTTGGGGTTCAACACTGGCGCTAGTTTATGCTGAAACACATACAGAATGTGTGACCGGACTCATTTTAAGAGGAGTGTTTCTTTGTCGCCCACGAGATATTCAATGGTTCTATCAAGATGGGGCTAGCTATATTTATCCTGATCTTTGGCAAGACTATATTAAAGTAATTGCTAAAAATGAACGTGATGATCTGGTATCTGCGTTCTATAAACGTTTGACTAGTGAAGAGGAAAGTATTCAATTAGAGGCTGCGCGTGCTTGGTCGATCTGGGAAGGCAGTACTTCTAATCTTATAGCAAAGCCTAGTGTGTTAAATCATTTTGCGGATGACCATACTGCATTGAGTTTAGCGCGCGTCGAATGTCATTTTTTTGTTAATAATTCATTTTTAAACGACAATCAGGTGCTAGTAGAAGCCCATAAGCTTCGCGACATACCTGGCGTGATCGTGCATGGCCGATATGACGTTGTTTGCCCTGTTGAACAGGCCTATGCATTACACCAATCTTGGTCTACTGCTGAACTTATAATCACTCCAAAATCTGGTCACTCTGCCACTGAAGATGAGAATGTCGATGCATTGGTGCGTACCACACAAAATTTTGTAAAATTACTATCATGA
- a CDS encoding D-tyrosyl-tRNA(Tyr) deacylase, with protein MIALLQRVSSASVVVNNIKVAEANAGVLVFLAVQKQDTEKMAEQMQQRILSYRMFADDDDKMNKNICEVQGDILLVPQFTLAADTTKGLRPNFSAAATPDHAKRLFDYFLDKLKAEYARVSSGKFAADMQVHLVNNGPVTFWLEI; from the coding sequence ATGATCGCTTTGTTACAACGCGTATCTAGTGCCAGTGTAGTTGTTAATAATATAAAAGTTGCAGAGGCTAATGCTGGAGTGTTGGTGTTTCTTGCAGTGCAAAAACAAGATACCGAGAAAATGGCTGAGCAAATGCAGCAGCGAATATTATCGTATCGAATGTTTGCAGACGATGATGATAAAATGAATAAAAACATCTGCGAAGTACAGGGGGATATTCTACTTGTACCGCAATTCACCCTAGCAGCGGATACCACAAAAGGTTTAAGGCCTAATTTCTCTGCTGCAGCGACTCCTGATCATGCTAAGAGGCTGTTTGACTATTTTTTAGACAAATTAAAAGCGGAATATGCTAGAGTTTCATCAGGAAAGTTCGCTGCGGATATGCAGGTACATCTGGTTAATAACGGACCGGTAACTTTCTGGCTAGAGATATAG
- the hisB gene encoding imidazoleglycerol-phosphate dehydratase HisB — MTARTASVERNTNETQISIQLNIDGTGQSSLQTGLPFFEHMIDQIARHGMLDLTIDAKGDLEIDAHHTVEDVGITLGQAFSQAIGDKKGVVRYGHAYVPLDEALSRVVIDFSGRPGLEFRVDFPRARVGDFDVDLTHEFFQGFVNHANVTLHIDSLSGVNSHHIAETIFKAFGRALRMAATPDERMQGIIPSTKGSL, encoded by the coding sequence GTGACTGCACGTACTGCCAGCGTTGAACGCAATACCAACGAAACTCAAATTTCGATCCAGCTTAACATTGATGGCACTGGCCAATCTTCGCTACAGACGGGTCTGCCATTTTTTGAGCATATGATTGATCAAATTGCTCGTCACGGCATGTTGGATCTAACCATCGATGCAAAAGGTGATTTAGAGATTGATGCTCACCACACTGTAGAAGATGTTGGCATTACCTTAGGCCAAGCATTTAGCCAAGCGATAGGTGATAAAAAAGGAGTGGTTCGTTATGGACATGCTTATGTGCCATTAGATGAAGCGCTTTCGCGAGTGGTAATCGATTTTTCAGGGCGGCCAGGTTTAGAATTTCGTGTGGACTTCCCTCGTGCGCGCGTGGGTGATTTCGATGTAGATTTAACCCATGAGTTTTTTCAAGGTTTTGTAAATCACGCTAATGTGACTTTGCATATAGACAGTTTATCTGGGGTGAATTCCCACCACATTGCGGAGACTATTTTTAAAGCATTTGGACGTGCTCTGCGTATGGCAGCAACGCCGGATGAACGTATGCAAGGCATAATACCGTCTACTAAAGGAAGTTTGTAA
- the hisH gene encoding imidazole glycerol phosphate synthase subunit HisH, with product MSNIAIIDYGMGNLYSVTKAIEYVAEPKDYIIVTSDADKIASSDKVIFPGQGAAKDCMSALQQCDLQSAIIDAASQKPFLGICMGMQVLMQMSEENDGIDCLGLYSGSVKYFGNHLTIGSGEDSYKVPHMGWNCIEQQQSHPLWKNISESSYFYFVHSYFVATENERLIAGTTNYGPTFTSVIAQDNVFAMQCHPEKSAQAGLQLLKNFIHWDGNNTVN from the coding sequence ATGAGTAACATTGCCATTATTGACTACGGTATGGGGAATTTATATTCCGTTACCAAGGCGATTGAGTATGTTGCCGAGCCAAAAGATTATATTATAGTTACCTCAGATGCAGATAAAATTGCGTCTAGTGATAAAGTAATTTTTCCTGGTCAAGGAGCGGCTAAAGACTGTATGTCTGCTTTGCAGCAATGTGATCTGCAATCTGCAATTATCGATGCTGCAAGTCAAAAACCTTTTCTAGGTATATGCATGGGCATGCAGGTGTTGATGCAAATGAGCGAAGAAAATGATGGTATCGATTGTTTGGGGCTGTATAGCGGTAGTGTGAAATATTTTGGTAACCATTTAACCATAGGCTCTGGAGAGGATAGCTATAAGGTGCCGCATATGGGTTGGAATTGCATCGAACAGCAACAGAGCCATCCTTTATGGAAAAATATTTCAGAATCGAGTTATTTTTATTTTGTGCACAGCTACTTTGTGGCAACTGAAAATGAACGTTTAATTGCCGGCACAACAAATTATGGTCCAACATTTACTTCGGTAATCGCACAAGATAATGTGTTTGCGATGCAATGCCATCCTGAAAAAAGTGCTCAGGCAGGCTTGCAACTCCTTAAAAACTTCATACATTGGGACGGCAACAACACCGTTAATTAA
- the hisA gene encoding 1-(5-phosphoribosyl)-5-[(5-phosphoribosylamino)methylideneamino]imidazole-4-carboxamide isomerase produces MIVIPAIDLKDGKCVRLRQGGMEDVTVFSEDPVAVADQWVEAGAKRLHIVDLDGATSGGPVNREIIHSIAENHPDLEIQVGGGIRDEDTVQAYLEVGVQYVIIGTRAVSAPHFVNDLCLEFPGHIIVGLDAKDGKVAIDGWSKLSHHDVIDMAQHFETDGVAAIVFTDISRDGMMQGLNVESTAELSAAIHIPVIASGGVTDENDIKRLCECDEEGIIGVIVGRALYEGTIEFQHAQKLADSYQS; encoded by the coding sequence ATGATTGTTATACCTGCAATTGACTTGAAAGATGGTAAATGTGTACGCCTGCGACAAGGCGGCATGGAAGATGTAACGGTATTCTCTGAAGATCCGGTAGCGGTAGCAGATCAATGGGTGGAAGCAGGCGCAAAGCGCTTACACATAGTAGATTTAGATGGCGCTACTTCGGGCGGGCCTGTGAACCGTGAAATTATTCACAGTATAGCCGAGAATCACCCTGATTTAGAGATTCAAGTAGGCGGTGGAATACGTGACGAAGATACCGTGCAAGCTTATCTAGAGGTTGGCGTTCAATATGTGATTATCGGTACTCGAGCAGTTAGTGCACCACATTTTGTGAATGATCTTTGTTTAGAGTTTCCAGGACATATAATTGTTGGCTTAGATGCTAAAGATGGCAAAGTGGCTATCGATGGTTGGTCAAAGTTATCCCATCACGACGTAATTGATATGGCACAGCATTTTGAGACAGATGGTGTCGCTGCAATTGTGTTTACCGATATCAGTAGAGACGGCATGATGCAAGGCTTAAACGTTGAATCCACCGCAGAGCTATCTGCTGCAATCCATATTCCTGTAATTGCTTCAGGTGGAGTGACGGATGAAAATGATATCAAGCGCTTATGTGAGTGTGATGAAGAAGGTATCATTGGCGTGATCGTTGGCCGAGCGCTTTATGAAGGTACCATCGAATTTCAGCATGCACAAAAACTTGCTGATTCTTATCAATCATAA
- the hisF gene encoding imidazole glycerol phosphate synthase subunit HisF, whose protein sequence is MPLAKRIIPCLDVDAGRVVKGVKFVDIRDAGDPVEVAKRYDHEGADEITFLDITASSENRDTMINVVEQVAAQVFIPLTVGGGIRKVEDIRTMLNAGADKVGINTAAVFNPEFVKQASDKVGSQCIVVAIDAKQISKVGEPLKWEIFTHGGRKPTGLDALEWAQKMQDYGAGEILLTSMDRDGTKIGFDLQLTRAISEAVGIPVIASGGVGTLAHLADGVTIGKADAVLAASIFHFGEYTIQEAKSYMAQQGIVVRN, encoded by the coding sequence ATGCCGCTTGCGAAACGTATCATCCCTTGTTTAGATGTGGATGCAGGGCGAGTAGTTAAAGGTGTAAAGTTTGTAGATATTCGTGATGCAGGCGACCCAGTTGAAGTGGCTAAGCGTTACGATCATGAAGGTGCAGATGAAATTACCTTTTTAGATATCACAGCAAGTTCAGAAAATCGTGACACTATGATTAATGTGGTTGAACAAGTTGCAGCTCAAGTATTTATTCCTTTAACGGTAGGGGGTGGCATACGTAAAGTGGAAGATATTCGCACCATGCTAAATGCGGGTGCTGATAAAGTGGGTATTAATACTGCCGCTGTTTTTAATCCAGAATTTGTAAAACAGGCCAGTGATAAAGTCGGCTCCCAATGCATCGTAGTCGCTATCGATGCCAAGCAAATAAGTAAAGTCGGCGAGCCGTTAAAATGGGAAATCTTTACCCATGGTGGACGTAAGCCTACAGGGCTAGATGCGCTAGAATGGGCGCAGAAGATGCAAGATTACGGAGCAGGTGAGATTTTATTAACGAGTATGGATCGGGATGGCACTAAGATAGGATTTGATCTGCAGTTGACACGTGCCATAAGTGAGGCCGTTGGTATTCCGGTTATCGCCTCTGGGGGTGTAGGTACGTTGGCGCATTTGGCGGATGGCGTGACAATAGGCAAGGCAGATGCTGTACTCGCGGCTAGTATTTTTCACTTTGGCGAATACACTATACAAGAGGCAAAAAGTTATATGGCACAGCAAGGGATTGTGGTGAGAAATTAA